In a genomic window of Paraclostridium bifermentans:
- a CDS encoding N-acetylmuramoyl-L-alanine amidase family protein yields the protein MKKLVIDLGHGASDPGSIGQAGTCEANIVLAIGKELNENLKGFDLDIKFTRLSDKFITLRERARIANEFGADYFLSIHINSASDKSVRGVEVWEYSMGIKKLDDFSNGLCEDISKLFNIRNRGIKLSKEFSVLKHTKMPAALVEVDFISNVEGEKALKDSNNIKAIVLAIRNNLINLFELEVTTNDILYKVCIGAYRDKNNALNQVKIAKEKGFRDAYIN from the coding sequence ATGAAAAAATTAGTTATTGATTTAGGTCATGGAGCAAGTGATCCAGGATCAATTGGACAAGCTGGAACATGTGAAGCAAATATTGTTTTAGCTATAGGAAAGGAACTTAATGAGAATTTAAAAGGATTTGATTTAGATATTAAATTTACAAGGTTATCAGATAAGTTTATTACACTTAGAGAAAGAGCTAGAATAGCAAATGAATTTGGAGCAGATTATTTTTTATCTATTCATATAAACTCGGCTTCTGATAAGAGTGTTAGGGGAGTTGAAGTTTGGGAGTATTCAATGGGAATTAAGAAATTAGATGATTTCTCAAATGGACTTTGTGAAGATATTTCAAAGTTATTTAATATACGGAATAGAGGAATTAAACTAAGTAAGGAATTTTCAGTTTTAAAGCATACTAAGATGCCTGCAGCTTTAGTTGAAGTTGATTTTATATCTAATGTTGAAGGAGAAAAAGCTTTAAAAGATAGTAATAATATCAAAGCTATAGTTTTAGCTATTAGAAATAATTTAATTAATTTATTTGAATTAGAAGTTACTACAAATGATATTTTGTATAAGGTTTGTATTGGAGCATATAGAGATAAAAATAATGCTTTAAATCAAGTTAAAATAGCTAAAGAAAAGGGATTTAGAGATGCTTACATAAATTAA